Genomic segment of Bartonella bacilliformis KC583:
GGGTACCTGTCACTACTTTAGAACAAATTCCTGAGCTTGATCTTGATATTGATGGGGCAGATGAGATTGGTCCTAATATGACCTTAATTAAAGGGGGTGGTGGGGCGTTGCTACGTGAAAAAATTGTTGCTGCAGCATCTCATGAAATGCTTATTATTGCTGACGAAACAAAAGTAGTCAAAACACTTGGTGCTTTTGCACTACCAATTGCAGTCAATCAGTTTGGTCTGAGTGTTACACGCAGTGCTATCGAAAAAATGGCTAAAGGTTTAGGTCTTTCAGGAAAAGTGACGTTAAGAATGAATGGGGATAATCCTTTTAAGACGGATGATGGCCATTTTATTTTTGATGCATCTTGGGGGCATATTGTTCAACCAAAACTTTT
This window contains:
- the rpiA gene encoding ribose-5-phosphate isomerase RpiA, which gives rise to MNAQELKKVAAAKALEFVQDGMRLGIGSGSTANEFIRLLGERVANGLHVIGVATSHYSEQLCRQVGVPVTTLEQIPELDLDIDGADEIGPNMTLIKGGGGALLREKIVAAASHEMLIIADETKVVKTLGAFALPIAVNQFGLSVTRSAIEKMAKGLGLSGKVTLRMNGDNPFKTDDGHFIFDASWGHIVQPKLLSNALFEIPGVIEHGLFVGLASRSIIAMADGQIKILEKKC